One stretch of Halobaculum marinum DNA includes these proteins:
- a CDS encoding DUF2971 domain-containing protein — MSILDTESLWFSAASEFQDSHEGALPLPTVEQRVAKRMGPPEEINVEQLLQSSLLETLLHIGTSKASYMSCWHLNSYESVAMWDLYSSEGKGIAIQSTVQDFKHSIEDRPVKSGSETEEYDNPQELIELGKVEYIDYAEDQIPHGNLTAPLFHKRKSFSHEREFRAVYSKVGDVAELLDREEPQLDMFEDFPAGEPVSINIDQLIEKVYIAPDSPDWFESAVRAVIREFDFDFETQRSSLERDPIF, encoded by the coding sequence GTGTCTATTCTCGACACAGAAAGCCTGTGGTTCAGTGCTGCATCTGAATTTCAAGATTCTCACGAGGGGGCACTACCTCTACCAACAGTAGAACAAAGAGTGGCGAAACGCATGGGTCCGCCAGAGGAGATCAATGTCGAACAGCTGTTACAATCATCTTTGTTAGAAACGCTGCTCCACATCGGCACTAGTAAAGCAAGCTACATGAGCTGTTGGCACCTGAATTCGTATGAATCGGTCGCGATGTGGGACCTCTACTCTAGTGAAGGCAAAGGAATTGCTATCCAAAGCACAGTTCAGGACTTTAAGCACTCAATTGAGGACCGTCCAGTGAAGTCGGGTTCGGAGACGGAGGAATACGACAATCCACAGGAGTTGATCGAACTTGGGAAAGTGGAATATATTGACTACGCAGAGGATCAAATACCACACGGAAATCTGACTGCGCCACTATTCCACAAGCGGAAGAGTTTCAGCCACGAGAGAGAGTTCCGGGCGGTATATTCAAAAGTGGGAGACGTAGCCGAGCTACTTGATAGGGAGGAACCTCAGCTGGACATGTTTGAAGACTTTCCAGCCGGTGAGCCAGTGTCGATCAATATCGATCAACTGATTGAAAAGGTGTATATCGCTCCCGACTCACCTGATTGGTTTGAAAGTGCTGTCAGAGCGGTCATTCGGGAATTCGACTTTGACTTTGAGACGCAACGATCATCTCTCGAAAGGGATCCAATATTTTAG